A genomic segment from Lemur catta isolate mLemCat1 chromosome 9, mLemCat1.pri, whole genome shotgun sequence encodes:
- the LRRC24 gene encoding leucine-rich repeat-containing protein 24 produces MAPGTPALLLLLLLPPLLLWFPPCAATCPAACRCYSATVECGALRLHVVPPGIPPGTQTLFLQDNNISRLEPGTLAPLAALRRLYLHNNSLRALETGAFRAQPRLLELALTGNRLRGLHGGAFAGLTQLRILYLAGNQLVQLLDFTFSHLPRLQELHLQENNIELLEDQALAGLSSLALLDLSRNQLGTISQEALQPLASLQVLRLTENPWRCDCALHWLGTWIKQGGQRLLSSRDKKIMCAEPPRLALQSLLDISRSSLICIPPSVHVQPLEVTANLGEDLRVACQASGYPQPLVTWRKVSQPREGWPQDQARLEGGAPGMGGQAASDMGSGMLFLTNITLAHAGKYECEASNAGGAARVPFRLLVNASRQQPQQPAPPPAPAAREPRHEAGSMAFRALGLATQTAVAAAITLLALTALLLAAMICRRRRRRKKARGPPAEGALFVNDYSDGPCTFAQLEELRDERGHEMFVIDRSKPLFAEGPAEATADRSLGEGAVPGLRVPPPVAYDLRG; encoded by the exons ATGGCCCCGGGGACTCCCgcgttgctgctgctgctgctactgccgCCGCTGCTGCTCTGGTTTCCGCCCTGCGCCGCCACCTGCCCAGCCGCCTGTCGCTGCTACAGCGCCACGGTGGAGTGCGGCGCCTTGAGGCTGCACGTCGTCCCGCCGGGAATCCCGCCCGGGACGCAG ACGCTGTTCCTGCAGGACAACAACATCTCCCGCCTGGAGCCTGGCACCCTGGCTCCGCTTGCCGCTCTTCGTCGTCTCTACCTGCACAACAACAGCCTGCGCGCCCTGGAGACCGGCGCTTTCCGTGCGCAGCCGCGCCTGCTCGAGCTGGCACTCACCGGAAACCGGCTACGCGGCTTGCATGGCGGCGCCTTCGCGGGCCTGACCCAGCTGCGCATACTCTACCTGGCCGGCAACCAGCTGGTGCAACTACTGGATTTCACCTTCTCACACCTGCCG CGACTGCAGGAGCTGCACCTGCAAGAAAACAACATTGAGCTGCTGGAGGACCAGGCTCTGGCTGGGCTGTCCTCTCTGGCACTGCTGGACCTCAGCAGGAACCAGCTAGGCACCATCAGCCAAGAGGCCTTGCAGCCCCTGGCCAGCCTGCAAGTCCTGCGCCTCACAG AGAACCCATGGCGCTGTGACTGTGCCCTGCACTGGCTGGGCACGTGGATCAAGCAGGGTGGCCAGAGGTTGCTCAGCTCCAGGGACAAGAAGATCATGTGTGCAGAGCCCCCCCGCCTGGCACTTCAGAGTCTCCTGGACATATCCCGCAGTAGCCTCATCTGCATTCCGCCTTCTGTACACGTGCAGCCGCTGGAGGTCACAGCCAACCTGGGTGAGGACCTGAGGGTTGCCTGTCAGGCCTCCGGTTACCCGCAGCCCCTGGTGACCTGGAGAAAGGTGTCCCAGCCTCGCGAGGGCTGGCCACAGGACCAGGCCCGGCTAGAAGGCGGTGCACCCGGCATGGGCGGGCAAGCAGCCTCCGACATGGGCAGCGGCATGCTCTTCCTCACCAACATCACGCTGGCGCACGCGGGCAAGTACGAGTGCGAGGCCTCCAACGCCGGCGGCGCCGCCCGCGTGCCCTTCCGCCTCCTAGTCAATGCGTCCCGGCAGCAGCCACAGCAGCCGGCGCCCCCGCCGGCCCCCGCCGCCCGCGAGCCCAGGCACGAGGCGGGTAGCATGGCCTTCCGCGCCCTGGGCTTGGCCACGCAGACAGCCGTCGCGGCGGCCATCACGCTGCTGGCGCTCACGGCGCTGCTGCTAGCCGCCATGATCTGTCGCCGGCGCCGAAGGCGGAAAAAGGCGCGGGGGCCTCCGGCTGAGGGCGCGCTCTTCGTCAACGACTACTCGGACGGGCCCTGCACCTTCGCGCAGCTCGAGGAGCTCCGCGACGAGCGCGGCCACGAGATGTTCGTCATCGACCGCTCCAAGCCGCTCTTCGCTGAGGGGCCGGCGGAGGCGACTGCGGATCGGAGCCTAGGAGAGGGGGCGGTGCCCGGGCTCCGCGTCCCGCCGCCTGTCGCCTACGACCTCCGCGGCTGA
- the LRRC14 gene encoding leucine-rich repeat-containing protein 14, with amino-acid sequence MHTLVFLSTRQVLQCQPAACQALPLLPRELFPLLFKVAFMDKKTVVLRELVHTWPFPLLSFQQLLQECAHCSRALLQERPSTESMQAVILGLTARLHAPEAGASTQPLCRKHTLRVLDMTGLLDDGVEQDPGTMSMWDCTAAVARTCIAQQQGQAAEPGLATVPVEVRVDLRVNRASYAFLREALRSSVGSPLRLCCRDLRAEDLPMRNTVALLQLLDAGCLRRVDLRFNNLGLRGLSVIIPHVARFQHLASLRLHYVHGDSRQPSVDGEDNFRYFLAQMGRFTCLRELSMGSSLLSGRLDQLLSTLQSPLESLELAFCALLPEDLRFLARSSHAAHLKKLDLSGNDLSGSQLVPFQGLLQAAAATLLHLELTECQLADTQLLATLPILTRCASLRYLGLYGNPLSMAGLKELLRDSAAQAELRTVVHPFPVDCYEGLPWPPPASVLLEASINEEKFARVEAELHQLLLASGRAHVLWTTDIYGRLAADYFSL; translated from the exons ATGCACACGCTTGTGTTCTTGAGCACTCGGCAGGTGCTCCAGTGCCAGCCAGctgcctgccaggccctgcccttgctGCCTCGCGAGCTTTTCCCCCTGCTGTTCAAGGTGGCCTTCATGGACAAGAAGACAGTCGTACTGCGTGAGCTGGTGCACACGTGGCCCTTCCCACTGCTCAGCTTCCAGCAGCTACTGCAGGAATGTGCCCACTGCAGCCGGGCCCTTCTGCAGGAGCGGCCCAGCACGGAGAGCATGCAGGCAGTGATCCTGGGGCTTACTGCCCGGCTCCATGCCCCAGAGGCCGGGGCCAGCACGCAGCCCCTCTGCAG GAAGCACACGCTGCGGGTGTTGGACATGACAGGCCTCCTGGATGATGGTGTGGAGCAGGACCCCGGCACCATGAGCATGTGGGACTGCACAGCAGCTGTGGCCCGCACATGCATTGcccagcagcagggccaggctgcagagccagggctggccACTGTTCCCGTGGAAGTGCGTGTGGACCTGCGGGTGAACCGGGCCTCCTATGCATTCCTTCGAGAGGCGCTCCGAAGCAGTGTGGGCAGCCCCCTGCGGCTCTGCTGTCGGGACCTGCGAGCTGAGGATCTGCCCATGCGCAACACCGTGGCTCTGCTACAGCTTCTGGATGCAGGCTGCCTGCGTCGTGTGGACCTACGCTTCAATAACCTGGGCCTGCGTGGCCTGTCCGTCATTATCCCGCATGTGGCTCGCTTCCAGCACCTGGCTAGCCTGAGGCTGCACTATGTACACGGGGACTCAAGGCAACCCTCCGTGGATGGCGAGGACAACTTCCGCTACTTCCTGGCCCAAATGGGTCGCTTCACCTGTCTGCGGGAGCTCAGCATGGGCTCCTCTCTCCTTTCAGGGAGGCTGGACCAGCTGCTCAG CACTCTACAGAGCCCCCTGGAGAGCCTGGAGCTGGCCTTCTGTGCTCTGCTGCCTGAGGACCTGCGCTTTCTGGCACGGAGCTCCCATGCTGCCCACCTCAAGAAGTTGGACCTGAGTGGCAATGACCTGTCTGGCAGCCAGCTTGTGCCCTTCCAGGGTCTGTTGCAGGCGGCAGCAGCCACACTACTGCACCTTGAGCTGACTGAGTGCCAGCTTGCTGATACCCAGCTGTTGGCCACACTACCCATCCTGACTCGCTGTGCCAGTCTCCGCTACCTCGGCCTCTATGGCAACCCACTGTCCATGGCAGGCCTCAAGGAATTGCTACGGGACTCTGCGGCTCAAGCTGAGCTGCGTACAGTTGTACACCCCTTCCCTGTGGACTGTTATGAGGGCCTGCCCTGGCCACCACCTGCCTCTGTCCTGCTGGAGGCCTCCATCAACGAGGAGAAGTTTGCCCGTGTGGAAGCTGAGTTGCACCAGCTCCTTTTGGCCTCAGGCCGTGCACATGTGCTCTGGACCACAGACATCTACGGGCGGCTGGCTGCAGACTACTTCAGTCTATGA